From the genome of Acropora palmata chromosome 8, jaAcrPala1.3, whole genome shotgun sequence:
AAATTCATAATCGGGAAAGTTTGGGACAAACCTCTGGCGAATATTCGATGTATCGGCAAAATCTGGGACGGTCGGGAAACAGTGAAATCCCAGACCAATTGGGATTTTCCCGACATatgaaaaccaggctttatTAATAATACACATGAGAAAATGCCAGATGTTtcagcagaagaaacgcacccatatcacgcaatcagggggAAGTTGCGCcataaattgcgccatccaagGCGcacgcttgatttgaaagcaaaatatttgacTGGTCCTGACCAAACCCTATTGTTtagtagccaatcaaaagcgAGAATTCTGTgagtaaattgcatttaattatttttgcattgaaTTAACGGACAGTTAAGAAGCCAATAAAAGTTAAGCACATCATGCAAgcagccaaaaaaatttaactacCTTGACCATGCAccatagccaatcaaaatcaaggaaaatttcttaagtTAGCGGCTTGACAGGtacagattgaaaacaaacatggacgaaaTTAACTGGTCCAATGACGTTTTTTTCAGATAAGTTTTGTACAATATTTCTATACATTAGAAGATTTATAATTAGCTGATTATGTATTGATAAGAAGCGTGCCCTTATTTTAAATTCCAGAGTTATTGACccaattaattggtaataggatttcgtgtcgtacaattcaggggtaaCGGTGTTCGTAATTTCCAATCACTCGCCAGATTACTCCCTGGATTGTTGTCctctcagtcctattaccattaattaaaaacaatgttttatcATGTAACAGAAAAGAGGTGTTGCATCGTGCTTTTGTATTATAATATTTCTTCTATTGTGGCCAAGTGTAATAGCACCATTGTAGCGAAACACTGTTAAACCCACTAAATAATCCTTCTGCAGAACATGATATAATTCTGGAAAGTTATGCTAAAATTAGTTCAGGACTGGAAATACCCGACACAAGCTACGTGGAGCAGTGTAAAACAATGCCCAACAGTAGCACAATTATGTACATGTATATCAGGATATGATCCCCTTTAAAATTTACAAGAAACTCATCACGTGCTAGGCAACCACTGGCTTTACCACGCTGACTTCagtttaaaatagaaaatatccctcttcgaaaaaaacaacaacacgcACACACACATGAAAAGTTCTTTTACAATTGGCTTTGCCCAAATTTCTCTTGCGGCAGGGGGGGCAGCATCCCCCAAAATTTTGGGGGATGCTGCCCCCCCGGCCTATACGCATATGTGAATGCAAAttagaaacaaaaacttattaaCGATAGAaccaaatgcaaatttaaaagcaaCGGAAATATTGCAGTACATGTACATCAAGGAAATAAATGTGTGATAACATGTTTTAACACTTCGATTGGATTcagttaagtttatttgtatTCTCTCCAATAAGTGGAGTGCTTGTACTAAGTTAATTAACCCTAATGTGCATCACAAAACTGCAGTTAGTCTCTGATTTCGGCGAGCAACAAACTGAACTAAAAGAGTATACCCTGAATTACGAGCGCTCGGAAAATTCAAGGATAAGCGCCGCGTGGCATCCGAATTTCGCGCGTGTATTTCGCGTCCACTTTTTTACCGTTCGCCCAAATTAGTCGGTgaattaatttgaaatcaaatatcAAATGCTACTGAGTCATGTCGAGAAGAAAGTCGTGATATAGTATGCGGAGAAAAGCACAACCGTGATGGTCAGACAACAGGATCCCAAGGTAACAAAAGTGGGGAGTTCTTGAAACAAGCTCCTGGCACAAATCACTTGAACAGCAAATTCAACCGTCGAATGGCAGAAGCTGTAAATGAATTAAGGAGTCCCATTAAGTCATACCTGCTCTCATTAAGTTATACCTGACCTCATACCTGAGGCTTCTTTAACAGGCATATATTAGTCAAAGAGGAATGATGCGTTTAGTTTGTAAAGAATACGTTGTGTTGTGTCTGTAGAAAGTGAAGcacaaaattttggaaaatcaaACGACTTGATAAGGGACAAATTAGCACCGTaaaaagatttcaaagttGTACAAATGAAGACGCGAAAATTCTCTAGCAAACTACTTTCACTAAAAAAATGGACAATTTTGACGTGAACAATCTTCTCACCTGAAATCAGGATCAATGACTGTGAGTGTGAAGATGAAAATCCCATCATCAGTCCACACGATATGTGACACTGAAGAACTATTCATAATCTCGTAAGCTTGATTCAGATTTTCTGGGATCACGGATTCACCTGGGGGATCTTCAAAGCAGCTACGGAAATTCTGAAATAATAACGAAAGTTGCTATTCCATAGTGGTTCGTGAAGACTCGTGCAAAATCAGCAGGCTCGACTCCTAACGGAAGCCGCTCGGAACCTTTCGCATTCTTCGTGGCAGCAAAGCTGGTCAAACTAGGTTAGTGTAACAGTAGCTGCTATCACAGTTAccagcggttttgacacaaaaacaaggcaaacgggtcattttccattgtgttgatccattagcctcgtctgcatgcagcttGGCCCGCAGGCtgaactgtaataacagctattgaatTGGTAAGTCTATTGATTAATCCGTTCCGCCCCGAAATATCTTGGAACCGACCTGTTTCGACCACGCAGcttccttgtttgtttcttgcaTCGATTTTATCATCAGCTCCCAATTCTGAGCTTCTCTTATACATCCAGCCTGTATAAAAACGGGCACGTCACTATAAAccaaaaagtttttcttttagccaTTTACCGAGTGTAGTAATGCTGCAGATATCACCGCAAAAGGTCTACTTTCAAAACTCAAATGATGGTCGTCTTATGCTATGGAAATATGTTGGGCGCCTTGCTTTTTTGTCGCTTTTAACCTCGCTCTGGCTGACTTTCATTCCCCACGACAGAAGGAATGACCTACTCGCTCCTTTTAGAGCGGGGACTGAGATGAAAAGCTAAAGTATACCTCCTTCATTGTTGCACTGTATTCGAAACCAGTTCGGCCTTGCTGTTCCCACAAAACGTAATTTGCGCCCACTTCTTCCAAAAACAATTCTCCATCGTAtctaaaagagagaaaaaagaggaaatatTATCTCCTTTCCATGCGAAGCACATCTTATCAACCTCGAGAATAGGCGCGTGCAAAACGAGAAACTTACAGATCAATGACTGGTTTGAAAGGTTCGTTCTTTAGTATCTTAAATGGACATCCCAGCTTCTTTAAGTCGTAATCGACTAACTGtggcaaaaagacaaaaaataaaagaaaagaaacagtaaATAGCAAACGACAGGTTTGGCGGTATTGTCAGAACTCCATAACCTTTTCCAAATGGCTGTCGAAAAAGTagttactccgaccaatcacaacagaggATCAAACGGAGCGATGAACCTGTAAGTGGCTCAAAGCGCCTATAAGGTGAGATTAGTTTTGGcattgcttctcattggttgaaaacctGGCGCAggtttaagccaatcactgagCGTAATTATTTTCGAAAGTCATTTGCTTAATATTTGCCTAATTCTAGATTTAATATGCAATTACCTTGTCTGAAGTATCGTGACCTTCAAGGAAAATGTCCTTTCGCTGACCCCTACAACAAAGATAACGTCAGTAATATCTGAAATGGACTCTTTCCATTAAATTCTCCGACCTGGTTAAATAACACAATGATCGTGTCTCGTTACCTCTAGTTCAAAGTTTCTTGATGAGCTATGAAAAGTGCACAAGGAAGTAGGCAATCGATTAATTACCGTGGGATGATGAAGGAAAAGTTCTGGACACCATCACAGCTCGACGGTTTCCTAAAAGGAGTAAGAAACAAATATATAACTGATCAGATGGGGAGATCCTTAAATTCAAATCAAAGGGAAGACCTTAACTGGCTTCTAAACCAAATGGGACTACTTCACGCCAGTAAATTCTCGAAAAGGTTTCGCTACCTGCGCTGCTTCCAAAGTTGATCTCCTACGAGAACGTTACTGGAGACAGAGCCGTGGTTTGTTCTGTAACGGTACCATCGAGTCAATTTGGTTTTCCTCGGAAGTTTTTAACCACAACTTGTTCTCCAATTGTAATCTCTCCTTCTTTGCTACCTTTATCTATTCTAAATTTCTGATCGCTCTGCTTGTCGCAAAACCTTTCCACCGAGGTCTGAGCGAACCAAATCTAATCTCGACGATTAAGAAATAGCTTGCGATCGAGACCGACTACTTACGAAGGTTTAAGGTCATTTCGATACAAGTAGATTCGATACAAATTGAAGTCGTTTCGAGACATTATCGAAGTCGATTCGATACATGTAGAAAGTCGATTCGATTCAACTCAATCTTCAGGTCCGTAGCGGGGGGAGAAGCATGGGGGGCTCGAGCCCCCCTcccagaaattttcagatctgaattaaattccgctagaaaagtggaattttgcttACTAAAATGGACAGCCGTCCATGGAAGCTACAGTTTCCAAGTATTGTCGATCATAGAAAGATTATGTActgttgttcttctgtgcaatttggaattgtgccgcaagacacacttgaacctaccacatggaggaaataactagaatgctgCTGCATATACAGGAATtgcaatacaatacaatacaatacaacaacttttatttcaacacGATGGTGATTAAAGCGCTGCCGCTTATGGGGTCGTGCATTTAACTTAAAACCTAAGGAACAAAATATATTGAAATCGTCTTAATAATATAGAAAatcgttatcattattgtGAGGCATTGTTTGTGGAGATTCTGCCTGAAAGTCTAAGTTACGTAATTTGTCGGATTTAGAGGCCATTCTTGTATAGTTCTTGAAATTGGATGTCTTTGCGAGATCCGGGCTGAGGAGATTCCGCACAATAGAAGATCTAAATGCTATTgaatttttcataaaatatgTGTTAAAGCGTGGCACTATTACCGTGTTCGCAGTACGTAAATGATGGATAGGAGGGGTCTTCTTGGTTAAAATATGACCCATAGAGGGAGGGGTACAATCATGAAAGATCTTATATGCTACTGTTGCCAACTTGACTTTGTACATAAAGTGTAAGGAATCCCACTTGGCAGTCTTAAGTACTTCAGTGGTGGGCATATCTCGCGTAAGGCCGTATATTAACCTAGCAGCTCTACAATGTAGAGATTCCAGGGCAAGGAACCCGTCCTTATTAGTAAAACCTCCCCATATCGGCAACGCATAGGAGACAGATGGTCAGACTATCTTAAAATATAAATCTAAGAGTATGTTACGTGGTAAAAAAGAACTACGCTTTagtaaatttaatttgttgaCAAAACTTTTCTTCACTTCAGAAATATGTTGAGCCCATGTGAGTTTATCATCGATGGTTACGCCTAATATTCGTGCGTGGGTCACTCATTTTATGGTGTGATTGCACACTGAGAGAGCGTTGAGCGGGCCAGTAAAGCTGCCTCGTAGTAACATCATTGCTTCACACTTTTTGGGGTGAGGAACCAGGTTGTTCTTTGAACTCGAATCTTCTATTTCCTTTCGTGCGTTATTGAGCGCGTTGGTAACTGAGTCCACTGCTACCAATTAtttatcgagctgagtggacgaaagggttctgtcacgtatggtctaggggccgacatttctctccctccctgcccggcgacaggtatctgagacatggctccaaaagcgacctccgggccgaaatcttgGGGAGCATCGCtaggtacgacgctctggcaccacgtccagcggtactgttgctttggtattttgttggcgcatgcgcagctaccctaGAACTGAAGTTCTCTCCACattcgtggagaaaatatccacataGGGCCGACTAAATAGTACGACACGCTGCCACTCCCTTTGCTACGGCGAGAAGATTAAGTTGAATCGAATCGACTTCGATGATGTCTCGAGACGACTTCAATTTGTATCGAATCCACTTGTATCGAAACGACCGAACTCCATTACGAAAGTCTATAAGTTAGTGACACTTCGCTCACAGCCCCCACGATTACTCGTTTATATGCTTCGCGTACGTTTCCCATGGTTTTTCATCTCTCCATCCTGGGAACCGCAACGAGATTGAAAACGATCCATCTTTGCACAGAAGTTATCAGCTTGAGTAGCAGCCGCAAATTGCAGTGATATCCAAACCAAAAGGATAACGTCTGCCAACCAATGGAGTCAAGgatattatataataacccaagtaattctcgcattctgattggttcttgcctATGATCCATTAGaagacagacgcacagatgacgacagcgctcgattcaagttttttttgaattttttgaattttgactttgaaccaatcacaatcctttgctaagcatagcaaccaatcagctcgcttcattttttatagacataagatcacgtcagtgctattttcgtgtctgtcaaagtggcgaaatttgaaataaaagggcattttttcggtgtattttaatttttttattatataaaacaaatagattccatgttgccgtgcgtctgttcagtaatagatcacagaggacgtcaaaatgtggtaagaacatcagtgacacactcggctgcgcctcgtgtgccacttttttgttcttaccacattttgacgtcatctgtgatctattactgaacagacgcacggcaacatggaatctatttgttaaatgtaTCACCGAATATTAATACACAAAGCTACTGCCACACACAAGAAAATCTGTGCAAGCAGTTATTAGAAATGTTCTCAATGTACTTGGAACTCTTATGGAACTACAAAAAATTCTTACCCTCTGGGAAATATGCGTCTGAAAGGTGGGCAGCCAACTATTACATTTGTTTCCTTGATTTGAGCAATAAGAGAAACAAGAGACACCAATATCGTTATTATAATTAGAATAATTAATAgtaaaaagaggaaattcTTGAGAGCAGAGAGAAAATTCAGGCCCCACTGCTGTCTACTTTCgttatttttcttctcttgtCTCTTTTTGACAACTCTTAAATAATTCATTTATATTCTTGGGATGATAATCTTGTGGTTTGTTGTAATTAATTCATGAACTTGCAAACCCTTTCAATATTGCCAATCAGTGACAAAAGGTCCATGTTTGGGATTATCAAAAAGTTACAATACAAAAGGTGTTGAAACAAGTTACTCAAACTTCCATTCCCATACAAAATTTGTTAGCTAGACAGGGATGGAATCTAGCTTGACTCTGCTTGAAATGACCTGCATTAAGCTGCACGTCCACTTAACACAAACCAtcctgacaaaaaaattgcagggGTCTCCACAGCAGAGCCAGCTAAGTGTCTGGCTCATTCATGGTCACAATCAGCTGGACAAGATGCCGGCAAGAATAATACATTGTTAAAAAGAATAAATTCGAAGCTTACAGCTTTTAATGTATTGCATGCAGAACCCTCTGAAAATGTCTTGATTGCAAATGAAACTTTCACTGGACTTTCACTTAATCTGAAAACAGGATTTTAcgattgcaataataatattggcTTGGCATCATGAATGGAGAATTCATTTTGGGAACATAtaccaacaaaaaaagagctaCAGGCAGTATGAGTCCTATTATTcaaattgcattattttttgcaAATGAGTTAAACTGCTAAGTTGATGAAAGCAGTCAAGGTGTCTGTTATTCTCAGACAGCCcaactgtaaactgaaatcaaagaaaattttgcagAAAAGCATGAAAACATTTAATAACATTctctaaattattattatatagtACTACTTCTTTATTATATTGGTGAATTTAACAAACCTTTGTATTACGATGTTGTCATTACAGGCATATAAATTAatactattaataataattgtaataatagtaacaagAATGGAAACGATtgtaatgataattatcattatgatTTTCTCTGTGTCCATAAAATCAAACTACCCCCAACCCAGACAAAGACCCTTTCGTGCACAAAGCACAAATAAGACAATAATAAACAACATTAACCTGTTAATGTTTCCTGGCAGCTTATTTTTGAGTCTGATTACAGCATtctaaaaacagcaaaaaagaaacatcaaaTACATTATAcattattattcataattcACTTACCATTCAATGATGAAACCAAAGTGGCCCTGGTGAAGCTTGCAAATTTGCCACCAAAATGATACCCATGCAATAGCAACTCAGAAGTAGGAGTTTTTGTACCCCACACTGAGGCTTGGAGTCAACCTTTTCCATAGAACATCCATTTTTAGATGTCTCAACGGACCTCTGACATGATAACAGtcaaatagccaatcaaagcTATGACAATGAATACCTTCCATTATTTGACAATCCCCAAAGCTATGACAATAGGAAGAAGCTCTAAAAATGACTATTTGGGAAAAGGTTGACTCAAGGAATtaggagtttaagaagctacatATTTGCCTTCTGCAACAAAAATGTCAcatcaaaatagaactttgccttacgttaagtgttttgcaattattattctatgtTGGTTATGTTGCACGAAGTAGGCAAAGTGCAGTTTTGCTTGCCTCacacaaatggttttcatataaaggcaaagaatgcaGGCTAGCATTGTCATCAGAGCCTATATGAAAATTTTATGTCATTGTTTGGCcaactacgtcaaaaaattacaccaaaaagcgtgcagcaagattatttttcatcattaaaCCAgccaaatcattgatttgtggtgttCACATTGCTGTTGTCATCGTCATTTCTTTAACTCCCTATTAATGAAGAGAGAGACTGCTACTTCTAGGCCCTTGTACTCATTCTTGAGTCTGTGTACTTACCACATCACGAGTGGTAACTCCAATTCCCTGTGTCTCAGACGATGTTTCCCAGCTTGTTAGATTAAATGCTAGGTAATCAGTATTTGATAGACTGCCCTAAAAGAGAACAAGCCCTCTGTTTTGGATCCAAAAGTGACACTGAATGTCTTACAACCTCAGATCTTTTCTATGTTTGAGAGTTTAACAATAAGGAGTGTAAGAAATGACAACAGCAACGGTTATGACAACACcaaaaatgaatgatttgattggttgaatgggGTACACTTTTTGGTTCAAGTTTTTGACATAGTATCCCCGAAGAAGActtgaaattttagtttttgaggtTCTCACGACGGGGCAAGCCCTTAGAAGTAAATCTTGCTTTCTTTGCCTCCTGCATGATAACAATTTGTGCcacgaaagcaaaagaaaacttcacCTACTTTGTACAACGTTACCAAGATGGCTTAAGCCCtatttacacgagcaatttttccttgacaagtttgctttgacaaggaaaaattgctcgtgtagatggggaata
Proteins encoded in this window:
- the LOC141889090 gene encoding uncharacterized protein LOC141889090 isoform X1 is translated as MFRPSASVAVIFFFGRIHMISGECPKYEALLHNFKPMYYIDHRETIQMWAKVIPERWQDNRLIGSLSNTDYLAFNLTSWETSSETQGIGVTTRDVNAVIRLKNKLPGNINRLSESPVKVSFAIKTFSEGSACNTLKAVSFEFILFNNVLFLPASCPADCDHE
- the LOC141889083 gene encoding cation channel sperm-associated auxiliary subunit epsilon-like, producing the protein MNYLRVVKKRQEKKNNESRQQWGLNFLSALKNFLFLLLIILIIITILVSLVSLIAQIKETNVIVGCPPFRRIFPRGKPSSCDGVQNFSFIIPRGQRKDIFLEGHDTSDKLVDYDLKKLGCPFKILKNEPFKPVIDLYDGELFLEEVGANYVLWEQQGRTGFEYSATMKEAGCIREAQNWELMIKSMQETNKEAAWSKQNFRSCFEDPPGESVIPENLNQAYEIMNSSSVSHIVWTDDGIFIFTLTVIDPDFSFCHSTVEFAVQVICARSLFQELPTFVTLGSCCLTITVVLFSAYYITTFFST